The Bacillus sp. Y1 genome has a window encoding:
- the selB gene encoding selenocysteine-specific translation elongation factor, producing MEKRYFTIGMAGHIDHGKTTLTKALTNVDTDRLKEEKERQISIELGFAPLYEDENIQISVIDVPGHERFIRQMIAGVAGIDLVVLVVAADEGVMPQTKEHLEILGFLGIKSGIVAITKMDKVDEEFSELVKDDIYEELSGTVFENSPYVLVDSLSHKGIDELKSRIIQTLEQQDVRDMKGPFRLPIDQVFTVKGQGTVVRGTVYEGAVEEGQLLTIMPQGIEVRARQLQVHHQPAKQAFAGQRAAINISNVTKEEIERGNVLVSSEHFNITRTIDVSIQMVEDLEHLVKQRMPIKCHIGTAEVMGRIVFFDRNELKEDSGEILCQLRLEEEIVTKRGDRFILRRPSPQETIGGGWVIDPKGEKYRFGHQTIEELAKKKEGSPTERLTAALMEAKSLSIDELIKRTSLDNEEVSLALVGEEFIPYSSKEYTLQEIIKDVEEELFDRLNDYHNHFPLRNGINKAELLQGLIKWYPKSLVEYVIEQGSATKLFQRKGQFVSLTTFTPHVPSNWKKRIDNLLNDLKRDGLQVKYLHDYIKEAGIPEALVEDVKRYWIDREMIFPLDEFYYYHGEVFTEAVKRLQTETENEFDVGKAKEVLGLSRKYMIPFLERLDENGITRRVENKRVWL from the coding sequence ATGGAAAAACGATATTTTACAATAGGCATGGCTGGTCATATTGACCACGGAAAAACAACACTCACGAAGGCACTGACCAATGTTGATACCGATCGTTTAAAAGAAGAAAAGGAACGGCAAATTTCCATAGAACTAGGGTTTGCCCCCTTATATGAAGATGAAAATATACAAATATCAGTGATAGATGTTCCAGGACATGAGCGATTTATTAGGCAAATGATTGCTGGAGTGGCAGGTATCGATTTGGTCGTCCTTGTTGTCGCAGCAGATGAAGGGGTTATGCCACAAACAAAGGAGCATTTAGAAATACTTGGATTTTTGGGAATTAAGTCAGGGATTGTTGCAATTACCAAAATGGACAAGGTGGACGAGGAATTTTCAGAACTAGTGAAAGATGATATTTATGAAGAATTAAGTGGAACGGTCTTTGAAAACTCACCTTACGTCCTTGTTGATAGCCTTTCACATAAAGGAATTGATGAGCTTAAATCACGAATTATACAAACATTAGAACAACAAGACGTTCGTGATATGAAAGGACCCTTTCGCTTGCCAATCGACCAAGTATTTACCGTAAAAGGGCAGGGAACCGTTGTTAGAGGAACCGTGTATGAAGGAGCTGTGGAGGAAGGTCAACTTCTTACAATTATGCCTCAAGGAATTGAGGTAAGAGCAAGGCAGCTTCAAGTACACCACCAACCAGCTAAACAAGCGTTCGCCGGTCAAAGAGCGGCGATAAATATATCAAACGTTACCAAGGAAGAAATTGAACGGGGCAATGTACTTGTATCATCCGAGCATTTTAATATCACTCGTACAATTGACGTTTCCATTCAAATGGTAGAAGATCTTGAGCATCTGGTAAAACAGAGAATGCCGATTAAATGTCATATAGGAACGGCCGAAGTGATGGGTAGAATCGTGTTTTTTGATCGTAATGAACTGAAAGAAGACAGTGGAGAAATTCTTTGTCAATTAAGACTTGAGGAGGAAATCGTCACAAAGCGAGGAGATCGTTTTATTTTACGCAGACCTAGCCCCCAGGAAACGATCGGCGGGGGATGGGTCATCGATCCTAAAGGTGAGAAGTACCGTTTCGGGCATCAAACGATTGAAGAGCTCGCGAAAAAGAAAGAAGGATCACCAACCGAACGCTTAACTGCCGCGTTAATGGAGGCAAAAAGTTTGTCAATCGATGAACTCATTAAGCGGACCTCTCTCGATAATGAGGAAGTTTCTCTTGCCCTTGTTGGGGAAGAATTTATCCCATACAGTAGCAAGGAATACACCTTACAAGAAATCATAAAAGATGTTGAGGAAGAATTATTCGACCGATTAAATGATTACCATAACCATTTTCCGCTACGCAATGGGATAAATAAAGCTGAGCTGTTACAAGGTTTAATAAAATGGTATCCGAAGTCGTTAGTAGAGTATGTAATAGAACAGGGGTCTGCTACGAAACTGTTTCAACGAAAGGGACAATTTGTTTCCTTAACCACCTTTACACCACATGTTCCGTCAAATTGGAAAAAACGTATAGACAACCTATTAAATGATTTAAAAAGAGATGGTCTTCAAGTAAAATATTTACATGACTACATAAAAGAGGCAGGAATTCCAGAAGCCTTAGTCGAGGACGTTAAGAGATATTGGATCGATCGAGAAATGATTTTTCCTCTTGACGAATTCTATTACTATCATGGAGAGGTTTTTACAGAAGCTGTGAAAAGGCTTCAAACTGAAACAGAAAATGAGTTTGATGTAGGGAAAGCAAAGGAAGTACTCGGATTGTCTAGAAAATACATGATTCCTTTTCTAGAGCGATTAGATGAGAACGGAATCACAAGACGAGTTGAAAACAAGCGAGTGTGGTTATAA
- a CDS encoding nitrilase-related carbon-nitrogen hydrolase gives MADQVTIGLIQASNDVDGKEPVEVHKQKAIEKHINLVREAKVKGAQIVCLQEIFYGPYFCSEQNTKWYDAAEEIPNGPTTKLFQELAKELGVVIILPIYEREGIATYYNTAAVIDADGSYLGKYRKHHIPHVAVGDQGYGFWEKYYFKPGNLGYPVFDTAFAKVGVYICYDRHFPEGARVLGLNGAEIVFNPSATVSGTSEYLWKLEQPAHAVANGYYVAAINRVGYEGPWNMGEFYGQSYLVDPRGSFVAMGSRDKDEVIIGVMDKKMIREVRDVWQFYRDRRPETYEKMTSI, from the coding sequence ATGGCAGATCAAGTAACCATCGGATTAATTCAAGCTAGCAACGATGTGGATGGAAAAGAACCCGTTGAAGTTCATAAACAAAAAGCAATTGAAAAACATATCAATCTCGTTCGTGAAGCAAAGGTAAAAGGCGCACAAATTGTTTGCTTGCAAGAAATCTTTTACGGTCCCTACTTTTGTTCTGAGCAAAATACAAAATGGTATGATGCGGCAGAAGAAATCCCTAATGGCCCCACAACAAAGCTATTTCAGGAGCTTGCTAAGGAACTTGGAGTCGTAATTATTCTGCCAATCTATGAGCGTGAGGGGATTGCCACCTATTATAATACAGCAGCGGTTATTGATGCGGACGGCTCTTATTTAGGAAAATATCGCAAACACCATATCCCGCATGTAGCTGTAGGTGATCAGGGGTATGGCTTTTGGGAGAAATACTATTTCAAGCCTGGAAATCTAGGATACCCCGTATTTGATACCGCATTTGCAAAAGTCGGAGTGTACATTTGTTATGACCGACATTTTCCAGAAGGTGCTCGAGTACTAGGTCTTAATGGAGCCGAAATAGTGTTTAACCCTTCCGCCACAGTTTCTGGTACCTCCGAATACTTGTGGAAGCTTGAACAGCCTGCCCATGCAGTTGCAAACGGTTATTACGTGGCCGCAATCAATCGTGTTGGTTACGAAGGTCCGTGGAATATGGGCGAATTTTATGGCCAATCTTACCTCGTTGATCCAAGAGGAAGCTTTGTGGCCATGGGTAGCCGAGACAAAGATGAAGTAATCATTGGAGTAATGGATAAAAAAATGATTCGTGAAGTAAGAGATGTTTGGCAGTTTTACCGTGATAGACGTCCGGAAACGTATGAGAAAATGACCTCAATTTAG
- a CDS encoding NAD(P)-dependent oxidoreductase, with product MSTVKQSRISYDHIAANFQEVHPGLSNREAVEEANRCLYCYDAPCITACPTGIDIPTFIKKIASGNIKGSATTIMSANPIGASCSRVCPTEELCEGACVLNHSTKPIMIGNLQRYATDWAMKNNQILFKAGKKNGTSVAIIGGGPAGLSAARELGILGYDVTIFEAAEHAGGLNTYGIVSFRLPKEVSFWEVKQVESVDVKIQTNTKVGVDISVQEILENYDVVILAIGMSSVPNIGIEGEDLQGVYDAIEFVKQTKTSPITDEFLGKKVVVIGAGNTAIDGATCSVRLGAENVKILYRRTLEEMTAYDFEYEFAKQDGVEFRWLTAPVRIIGDELGNVKAIECIKMELTEAGEDGRRKPVPIKGSEFQLEVDAVIKAIGQSRYVNLIEEMNLEHDGGVVTINQNTYQTSNKKVFACGDVIFGKGQGEAMVVSAAQQGKKTAHAIHQMITKTVSETA from the coding sequence TTGAGTACGGTAAAACAATCGAGAATTTCCTACGATCATATAGCTGCTAACTTTCAGGAGGTTCATCCTGGCCTTTCCAATCGAGAGGCGGTAGAGGAAGCAAATCGCTGCCTTTATTGCTATGATGCACCTTGTATTACAGCCTGTCCAACAGGGATTGATATCCCAACCTTCATTAAGAAAATAGCCTCAGGAAATATAAAAGGTTCCGCAACCACCATCATGTCAGCCAATCCAATTGGTGCAAGCTGCTCCCGTGTCTGCCCAACAGAAGAATTATGTGAAGGGGCATGTGTACTCAACCATTCTACTAAACCAATTATGATTGGAAACCTACAACGATATGCAACAGATTGGGCAATGAAAAATAACCAAATCCTTTTTAAAGCTGGTAAGAAAAACGGTACTTCGGTTGCTATAATCGGTGGTGGACCTGCCGGATTATCAGCGGCTAGAGAGCTCGGTATCCTCGGCTATGACGTAACGATTTTTGAAGCAGCTGAACATGCTGGCGGTCTGAATACGTACGGAATCGTTTCGTTCCGACTGCCAAAGGAAGTATCGTTTTGGGAAGTCAAACAAGTGGAAAGTGTCGATGTAAAAATTCAGACAAACACAAAGGTTGGCGTCGACATCTCTGTCCAAGAAATTCTCGAAAACTATGATGTTGTTATATTAGCCATTGGCATGTCCAGTGTCCCTAATATAGGGATTGAGGGAGAAGATTTACAAGGGGTATATGATGCGATTGAGTTTGTAAAACAAACGAAAACAAGTCCTATTACAGATGAGTTCCTCGGTAAAAAAGTTGTTGTTATCGGTGCCGGTAATACAGCAATTGACGGCGCTACTTGCTCTGTTCGCCTCGGAGCAGAAAATGTAAAGATCTTATACAGAAGAACGCTAGAGGAAATGACGGCGTATGACTTTGAATATGAATTTGCCAAGCAGGATGGAGTCGAGTTCAGATGGTTAACCGCCCCTGTCAGAATTATTGGAGATGAACTTGGGAACGTAAAAGCAATTGAATGTATCAAAATGGAACTAACCGAAGCTGGTGAGGATGGTCGACGGAAGCCTGTTCCGATAAAAGGCTCTGAATTCCAATTAGAGGTGGATGCTGTTATCAAAGCGATTGGCCAGTCTAGATACGTAAATCTCATCGAAGAGATGAACCTCGAGCATGATGGTGGCGTCGTTACAATTAACCAAAACACATACCAAACTTCCAACAAAAAGGTATTTGCTTGTGGAGATGTAATTTTCGGAAAAGGACAAGGAGAAGCGATGGTAGTTTCCGCAGCACAACAAGGAAAGAAAACTGCCCACGCCATCCACCAAATGATTACCAAAACCGTATCTGAAACCGCCTAA
- a CDS encoding exonuclease SbcCD subunit D — MKFIHTADWHLGKLVHGIYMTDDQKEVLNQFIQVVAEEQPDAVVIAGDLYDRSVPPTEAVELLDQVLFEINVGLNIPVVAIAGNHDSAERLSFGTSWYRNSQLYLTGKPEANFQPVQINGVNFYCVPYAEPGIIRQLLNEDSIHSHQEAMKRIIGKIEEQLDPNKPNVFVGHAFVLGGESTDSERSLSVGGSGCVTQDLFSPFHYTALGHLHSPDSIKHDRIFYSGSLLKYSFSEAKQKKSIQIVEMDEKGDFTIRYRSLTPKQDMRELVGYLDELLDTSFYEKQKVDDYLSITLLDEGALLDPIGKLRHVYPNVLHLERQTVLKDMKEKKLITSIGQEKKSELDLFEQFYKEMTSEEFSPEKKRIMAEVIESVLKEEQ, encoded by the coding sequence TTGAAATTTATTCATACAGCGGACTGGCATTTAGGAAAGCTTGTCCACGGTATATATATGACGGACGACCAGAAAGAAGTATTAAATCAATTTATTCAAGTGGTTGCTGAGGAACAGCCGGATGCGGTTGTGATTGCAGGAGACCTTTACGATCGCTCTGTTCCACCAACAGAAGCGGTTGAGCTGCTCGACCAAGTATTGTTCGAAATCAATGTAGGACTAAACATACCTGTCGTAGCCATAGCTGGGAATCATGATAGTGCCGAACGTTTATCCTTTGGAACCTCCTGGTATCGAAATAGCCAATTATACTTAACAGGTAAGCCAGAAGCGAACTTTCAACCTGTTCAAATTAATGGGGTGAACTTTTACTGTGTCCCCTATGCAGAGCCTGGCATTATTCGACAATTATTAAATGAGGACAGCATTCATAGCCATCAGGAAGCAATGAAGAGAATCATTGGAAAAATAGAGGAGCAGTTAGACCCGAACAAACCAAATGTATTCGTCGGCCATGCCTTCGTATTAGGGGGAGAGTCGACGGATTCAGAACGGTCCTTATCTGTTGGAGGATCCGGGTGTGTCACTCAGGATTTATTTTCTCCATTTCATTATACAGCCTTAGGTCATTTGCACAGTCCTGATTCAATTAAGCATGATAGAATCTTCTATTCTGGTTCTCTATTAAAATATTCCTTCTCAGAAGCAAAGCAAAAGAAATCCATTCAGATCGTAGAAATGGATGAAAAAGGTGATTTTACAATTCGTTACCGTTCGTTAACACCAAAACAGGACATGCGTGAACTCGTTGGATACTTAGATGAACTATTGGATACGAGCTTTTACGAAAAACAAAAGGTCGATGATTATTTAAGTATTACGTTACTAGACGAAGGGGCATTACTTGATCCAATCGGAAAGCTTCGTCATGTCTATCCAAATGTCCTTCACTTAGAAAGACAGACCGTGCTAAAGGATATGAAAGAAAAGAAATTAATCACTTCAATCGGACAGGAAAAAAAATCGGAACTCGATCTGTTTGAACAGTTTTATAAAGAAATGACTTCAGAAGAATTCTCGCCTGAAAAGAAAAGGATTATGGCAGAGGTCATCGAGAGTGTCTTAAAGGAGGAACAATAA
- a CDS encoding cold-shock protein produces the protein MKNGKVKWFNAEKGFGFIEAEDGNDVFVHYSAIQAEGFKTLEEGQEVTFEVVEGARGPQAANVTKK, from the coding sequence ATGAAAAACGGAAAAGTAAAATGGTTCAATGCTGAAAAAGGTTTCGGTTTTATCGAAGCTGAAGACGGTAACGACGTATTCGTTCATTACTCTGCCATCCAAGCTGAAGGCTTCAAAACATTAGAAGAAGGTCAAGAAGTAACTTTTGAAGTAGTAGAAGGTGCACGTGGACCTCAAGCTGCTAACGTAACAAAAAAATAA
- a CDS encoding phage holin family protein has product MDLASFLNENYYMLVPALWVLGFALKRTPSVPNWSIIWVLLGFSLVFGVIAWGFSYTGVINAIIAAGIAVLGHQMVKQTIKKG; this is encoded by the coding sequence ATGGATTTAGCATCCTTTTTAAATGAAAATTACTATATGCTTGTCCCAGCTCTCTGGGTACTTGGATTTGCACTTAAACGTACACCTAGCGTACCGAACTGGTCGATCATTTGGGTCTTATTAGGATTCTCCCTTGTATTTGGAGTAATTGCTTGGGGTTTTTCCTACACAGGGGTAATTAACGCGATCATCGCAGCGGGAATAGCCGTACTGGGCCACCAAATGGTCAAACAAACGATCAAAAAAGGGTGA
- a CDS encoding AAA family ATPase translates to MRPLKLTMQAFGPYSRTEVIDFSELGNRTMFVISGKTGSGKTTIFDGISYAIYGKASGEDRNGPELRSQFADNDTLTEVSLEFRLRGKTYEISRSPQQEKKKSRGDGVTSIGAKAELYVYDEDGTKQIIASNVRDVDEKIKQIMLIDSNQFRQIIMIPQGEFRKLLTSDSKEKEAILQRLFHTQLYKRIEEKLKEEAASLKAAVEQQLADRNLAIRKIHALFTENLKEYMEAGSTNDLVIVPALIEEIQAMTEQISLFEKEITERDQLRQVEQKKLYDAEALIKQFEAKETALQKKLHLENQKELFEKKRDDVELGKKAILLLQQEQLCARLKKELTTYETQANDLLVKQKTLLDQVQNLEEVWRVEKGKEPERKALEEGIHKLRSLKEDVHSYARLEAEIRDLQLQWKKLEEDKVAAEKKGTEIDHRLRLFTEKKEEIDASKLVFLENKNLLDELKREADLISTLEKQRESLLILEEKFNRKKAEFERTTARYLDSKSLVEELENSWMHGQASILASKLQDGAPCPVCGSEHHPKPTHQEDKAIPNEADLKAAKQQLEVLEKERNEGQSQSYKLQSSVEASTLLVSQTLESLQASKPDFLIEELSTFKETILSKNRDIEAEQLKLQSGLEQLEAIVEGLKKLETSKAEWTLKAKQIDESYQEARLSFVEKNSHFTRLQETIPEALRSVDRFEKEVNLQQSKLLELNTKLEQAQLALQNSKVSLSTIEGQLQSVHQSKETKQAELQVEREVFKEKLEQQGFQNYKQYETAKRSEVELQQMEAEISNYRESLRSVTDRYTELEALLKDVPIPNIQELTDLIEVMTQEIKDIDGQKSDLSFKKRENEQILERIHSLNKEMKQIEEQYKMIGNLADISKGNNNLRITFERYVLGSFLDDILREANGRLLKMTSGRFQLLRKMDKSKGNTQSGLELLVVDSYTGQERHVKTLSGGESFKASLSLALGLADVVQNYAGGVSLETMFIDEGFGTLDPESLDQAIEALIDIQSSGRLVGIISHVPELKERIDARLEVVASQSGSTTYFQFIN, encoded by the coding sequence ATGAGACCTTTGAAGCTTACGATGCAGGCATTTGGACCTTACTCTCGCACAGAGGTAATTGACTTTTCCGAGCTTGGAAACCGAACAATGTTTGTTATCTCCGGAAAAACCGGATCAGGGAAAACAACCATTTTTGACGGAATTAGCTATGCGATCTATGGAAAAGCGAGTGGTGAAGATCGGAATGGACCAGAGCTTCGTAGCCAATTTGCCGATAACGATACACTAACAGAGGTATCATTAGAATTTCGTCTTCGTGGCAAAACGTATGAGATTAGTCGTTCTCCTCAACAGGAAAAGAAAAAGTCGCGTGGTGATGGGGTTACCTCTATCGGCGCAAAAGCAGAGTTGTACGTATACGATGAGGATGGAACGAAGCAAATCATTGCATCGAATGTTCGTGATGTGGATGAAAAAATCAAACAAATCATGCTGATTGACAGCAATCAGTTCCGCCAAATCATTATGATTCCTCAAGGCGAATTTAGAAAGCTATTAACCTCGGACAGCAAGGAAAAAGAAGCTATCCTACAACGCTTATTCCATACGCAGCTGTATAAGAGAATTGAGGAAAAGTTAAAAGAAGAAGCAGCTTCTTTAAAAGCAGCAGTAGAACAACAGCTTGCTGACCGTAACCTTGCGATTCGAAAAATTCACGCCTTGTTTACAGAGAATTTGAAAGAATATATGGAAGCGGGCAGCACAAATGATCTTGTCATTGTTCCGGCATTAATAGAAGAAATTCAAGCAATGACAGAGCAAATCTCTTTATTTGAAAAGGAAATTACGGAAAGAGATCAGCTGCGTCAAGTAGAACAAAAAAAGCTTTATGATGCAGAAGCACTTATTAAACAATTCGAAGCAAAGGAGACAGCACTTCAGAAAAAGCTCCACCTTGAAAACCAAAAGGAATTGTTTGAGAAAAAAAGGGATGACGTAGAATTAGGAAAAAAAGCGATATTGTTGCTACAGCAAGAGCAATTATGTGCTAGGTTAAAAAAAGAATTGACTACTTACGAAACCCAAGCAAATGACTTGCTAGTAAAGCAAAAGACATTGTTGGATCAAGTGCAAAATCTTGAAGAAGTATGGCGAGTCGAAAAAGGAAAAGAACCGGAAAGAAAAGCATTAGAGGAAGGTATTCACAAACTAAGGTCATTAAAGGAAGATGTACACTCTTATGCAAGGCTGGAAGCTGAAATTCGCGACCTTCAACTACAATGGAAAAAGCTTGAAGAGGACAAGGTAGCAGCCGAAAAAAAGGGAACAGAAATTGACCATCGTCTTCGATTATTCACAGAGAAAAAAGAAGAAATAGATGCAAGCAAACTTGTATTTCTAGAAAACAAAAACCTACTTGACGAGTTAAAGCGTGAAGCAGATTTAATTTCTACTCTAGAAAAACAGAGGGAAAGCTTGTTGATACTAGAAGAGAAATTCAATCGAAAAAAAGCGGAGTTTGAGCGGACAACTGCTCGCTACTTGGATTCCAAATCTCTCGTTGAAGAACTAGAAAACAGCTGGATGCATGGACAAGCTTCCATACTAGCCAGCAAGCTTCAAGACGGTGCTCCTTGTCCTGTCTGTGGGTCAGAACATCATCCAAAACCGACCCATCAGGAGGATAAAGCAATTCCAAATGAAGCCGATTTGAAGGCTGCTAAACAACAGCTCGAAGTACTAGAGAAAGAGAGAAACGAAGGACAGTCTCAAAGTTACAAGTTACAATCGAGTGTGGAAGCCTCCACACTCTTAGTCTCTCAAACACTAGAGTCTTTACAAGCAAGTAAGCCTGACTTTTTGATTGAGGAACTTTCTACTTTTAAAGAGACCATCTTAAGTAAGAACAGAGATATCGAGGCAGAGCAACTTAAATTACAATCAGGTCTTGAACAGCTAGAAGCTATCGTGGAGGGCCTAAAGAAACTAGAAACGTCAAAGGCTGAATGGACTCTAAAGGCCAAACAGATAGACGAATCCTACCAGGAAGCTAGACTCTCGTTCGTTGAAAAAAACAGTCATTTTACTAGACTTCAAGAAACGATTCCTGAAGCACTTCGTTCAGTTGATCGGTTCGAGAAAGAAGTTAATCTTCAGCAAAGCAAGTTACTCGAACTCAACACCAAGCTCGAACAGGCTCAGTTAGCACTACAAAATTCTAAAGTTTCCCTTTCCACAATCGAAGGACAGCTACAGTCGGTCCATCAGTCAAAAGAGACGAAGCAAGCCGAGCTTCAAGTGGAGCGAGAAGTGTTTAAGGAAAAACTGGAACAACAGGGCTTTCAAAACTATAAGCAATATGAAACAGCGAAGCGGTCCGAAGTGGAACTTCAACAAATGGAAGCAGAGATTTCAAACTATCGTGAGTCACTTCGCTCGGTAACCGATCGCTACACAGAGTTAGAAGCACTGTTAAAGGATGTACCGATCCCTAATATTCAGGAATTAACTGACCTCATTGAAGTAATGACACAGGAAATTAAGGATATTGATGGTCAAAAGAGTGACTTAAGCTTTAAAAAGCGAGAAAACGAACAAATATTAGAAAGAATTCATTCCTTGAACAAAGAAATGAAGCAAATTGAAGAACAATACAAAATGATTGGTAATCTTGCGGATATTTCAAAAGGGAACAATAATCTACGAATTACATTTGAGAGATACGTCCTCGGTTCTTTTTTAGATGACATTTTAAGAGAAGCGAATGGACGATTGCTGAAAATGACGAGCGGAAGATTCCAACTTCTTCGAAAAATGGATAAATCAAAAGGGAACACGCAGAGCGGACTTGAGCTCCTCGTCGTTGATTCGTATACAGGGCAAGAACGTCACGTAAAAACATTATCTGGTGGAGAGAGCTTTAAAGCTTCCCTCTCTTTAGCACTTGGACTAGCTGATGTTGTCCAGAATTATGCGGGTGGGGTTTCCCTAGAAACGATGTTTATTGATGAAGGATTCGGTACGTTAGACCCTGAATCTCTTGACCAAGCGATTGAGGCACTGATTGACATTCAAAGTAGCGGACGTCTAGTTGGGATCATTTCGCACGTACCTGAGCTAAAGGAACGAATTGATGCTCGATTAGAGGTAGTTGCTAGCCAAAGCGGAAGTACCACTTATTTTCAATTTATTAATTAA
- a CDS encoding YvrJ family protein — protein MEQLIAFISDVGFPIVVTLYLLHRVEAKLDAVVQSIQSLPDRIREFT, from the coding sequence GTGGAACAGCTTATCGCGTTCATTAGTGATGTTGGATTTCCGATTGTAGTGACTTTATATTTGCTTCATCGAGTAGAAGCAAAGTTAGATGCAGTGGTTCAATCCATCCAAAGTCTACCTGACCGAATTCGTGAATTCACTTAG
- a CDS encoding STAS domain-containing protein produces the protein MHRNKELHQFLLDKSWQLTEDWYASLDKSDPAGVYSSNDPVVIENLKQQNYRFHLQLCEIFIKDEEQFTQDIQTWILEIVKDEPHFQTPNHFTLREFFRVQDQYLDFLQEFSTIHEGTYDRHSIDVWNRMIIKAFKLVMLRFVEELNEYTETRLRAQQELINELASPVIAIDNNAALLPLIGEIDTNRSRFIIENTLLQCSSKGITVLFIDLSGVVMIDTMVAHKLFQLIEALDLIGVKTVLSGLRPEIAQTSVQLGLNFNKVKIVSTLAKALANR, from the coding sequence ATGCATAGGAATAAAGAGCTCCATCAGTTTTTACTTGATAAATCTTGGCAGCTAACAGAGGACTGGTATGCTTCGTTGGATAAGAGCGATCCTGCCGGCGTGTATTCTTCCAATGATCCAGTAGTCATTGAAAACTTAAAACAGCAAAACTATCGTTTTCACTTGCAGCTTTGCGAAATATTTATTAAAGATGAAGAGCAATTCACACAGGATATTCAAACATGGATACTAGAAATTGTTAAGGATGAACCACATTTCCAAACACCCAACCATTTTACATTGCGAGAATTTTTTAGAGTACAAGATCAGTATCTTGATTTTCTTCAAGAGTTTTCCACCATCCATGAGGGGACATATGACAGACATTCTATAGATGTATGGAATCGTATGATCATTAAAGCCTTTAAGCTGGTAATGTTACGATTTGTTGAGGAATTAAATGAATATACTGAGACCCGCCTGCGTGCACAGCAGGAATTAATTAATGAATTAGCCTCTCCCGTTATTGCTATCGATAATAACGCAGCACTGTTACCATTAATAGGAGAAATAGATACAAATCGATCGAGGTTTATTATCGAGAATACTTTGTTGCAATGTTCCTCAAAGGGAATAACCGTGTTGTTTATTGACCTTTCTGGGGTCGTAATGATTGACACCATGGTTGCCCACAAGTTATTTCAGCTAATCGAAGCACTCGATTTAATCGGTGTGAAAACCGTTCTTTCTGGCTTGCGCCCAGAAATCGCCCAAACTTCAGTCCAACTCGGTCTCAATTTCAATAAAGTCAAAATCGTATCCACCCTCGCCAAAGCACTCGCCAACCGCTAA